One genomic segment of Vibrio penaeicida includes these proteins:
- a CDS encoding M4 family metallopeptidase produces MNTKIGLIPLLVGMALPTTALAQVDINNITESGRPTFAVGALGAAQLNADVETLKQYLANTPSYKSTGNEEFVVERQWVDELGKKHTVFNQTIDGIKVHNSQITLHTDVTLGNGFAPENESIYAVSGTVAVPTASPATFAPIRMSNDDGIQAKSVVESIGDVVTEPELAYVYLRDIDDTKLAWRMEVKFFQGSGHSFGHDLVYVDALTHEILSRETLIHQAKNWKTHTLDGGDYRSRPGRLLCTNQEDCGNNLSAQRAHDGASTVYDYYKERHNRNGLDDRDMTMISSVDLGVANASWYLGQMFYGKSRTGADYTTDFDVIGHEFTHGVIDSTADLIYQNASGALNEAWADILGISAEAYKNGKTTSTWLLGNELYQRPGQALRYMNNPTKDGRSKDWYPERRPFVKNPGQNNDNGWVHLNSGIANLAYVLLVDGGSHPRGKSDAVVDGIGLLQAEKVFYRALNTYMGPNTNFPEARTATAQAAADLYGQSAKHSVETAWCAVGVGECPAAIPTSEKPTSLSEAVSDISIPLNEWKHYTQDLGEGYSKMTIKAEGGLGDVDLYVTYGKESTATAFDCESNTTSNAEECVITNPKKGAWHIDLFGYKASSGVTLTLTAE; encoded by the coding sequence ATGAATACTAAAATTGGACTTATTCCCTTGCTGGTCGGTATGGCTTTACCGACGACTGCACTTGCACAAGTGGATATTAATAACATCACAGAATCTGGACGCCCTACGTTTGCAGTTGGTGCATTGGGTGCCGCACAACTTAATGCTGATGTGGAAACGCTAAAACAGTACCTAGCAAATACCCCTTCCTACAAATCCACAGGTAACGAAGAATTTGTTGTGGAGCGCCAATGGGTCGACGAGCTTGGCAAAAAGCACACCGTATTTAACCAAACCATTGATGGTATTAAGGTACACAACAGTCAAATTACGTTGCATACCGATGTCACACTTGGAAACGGTTTTGCTCCTGAGAATGAGTCTATCTACGCGGTGTCGGGAACGGTCGCAGTGCCGACAGCATCACCTGCAACATTTGCACCTATACGTATGAGCAATGATGACGGTATACAAGCAAAATCGGTCGTTGAAAGCATTGGTGACGTCGTGACAGAGCCAGAGCTGGCTTACGTGTATCTTCGTGATATTGACGATACGAAATTGGCTTGGCGTATGGAAGTTAAATTCTTCCAGGGGTCTGGGCATTCTTTCGGACACGATCTAGTGTACGTAGATGCACTTACTCATGAAATATTGTCCCGTGAAACCTTAATCCATCAAGCTAAGAACTGGAAAACACACACGTTAGATGGAGGAGACTATCGCAGCCGACCAGGTAGGCTGCTTTGCACTAACCAAGAAGATTGTGGCAACAATCTATCGGCTCAACGAGCACATGATGGTGCGTCGACGGTGTATGACTATTACAAAGAGAGACACAATCGAAATGGTTTAGATGATCGTGATATGACGATGATTTCGAGTGTGGACCTGGGTGTAGCGAATGCGTCGTGGTATTTGGGACAAATGTTCTACGGTAAATCCAGAACAGGCGCCGATTACACAACAGATTTCGATGTCATTGGCCACGAGTTTACTCATGGCGTTATCGATTCAACCGCCGATTTAATTTATCAAAACGCATCGGGCGCGTTAAACGAAGCGTGGGCAGACATTCTAGGGATCTCGGCAGAAGCGTATAAAAATGGCAAAACAACCTCTACTTGGTTGCTAGGTAACGAACTGTATCAAAGGCCAGGGCAAGCGTTGCGCTATATGAACAATCCAACCAAAGATGGGCGTTCTAAAGACTGGTACCCAGAGCGCAGACCTTTTGTAAAAAATCCGGGTCAGAATAATGACAATGGTTGGGTTCACCTAAACTCTGGTATCGCAAACCTTGCCTATGTTCTGTTAGTTGATGGCGGATCCCATCCACGTGGCAAGTCGGACGCGGTTGTTGATGGTATTGGTTTACTTCAAGCGGAAAAAGTATTCTACCGCGCGCTCAACACCTACATGGGTCCAAACACTAATTTCCCTGAAGCTCGTACGGCAACAGCTCAAGCGGCGGCTGACCTATATGGCCAAAGTGCAAAACACTCTGTTGAAACAGCGTGGTGTGCAGTTGGCGTAGGTGAGTGTCCAGCAGCGATACCAACATCGGAAAAGCCAACATCACTTAGTGAAGCAGTAAGCGATATTTCCATTCCTTTGAACGAATGGAAACACTACACGCAAGACTTGGGTGAAGGCTACTCCAAAATGACGATTAAAGCAGAGGGTGGCTTAGGTGATGTAGACCTATACGTAACCTATGGAAAAGAATCGACAGCAACCGCATTCGATTGTGAGTCAAACACCACTTCCAATGCTGAGGAATGTGTTATTACAAACCCGAAAAAGGGCGCTTGGCATATTGATTTATTCGGTTATAAAGCGAGCTCTGGTGTCACGCTAACACTGACTGCAGAATAA